One Pelmatolapia mariae isolate MD_Pm_ZW linkage group LG1, Pm_UMD_F_2, whole genome shotgun sequence genomic window, CTGCTCTTTATCCACAGGTGCTATCAGAAACGTCGGGATGATTGGAAAGATTCTTGCTCAGCTTATCGGGAATGCCAGCGAGGACCTGGAGTCAGCAGGAGAAGAACACGAGAAGCTGCTGGAGTTCGAGGACGAGGGCTGGGTCATCGTTAACCTGCCAGGTGAGAAAGTCAACCTGCTTCAGGTGTTTACATCGTGGCGCCGATGCTTCTGAAACATCTCTTATCCTCATGCAGAGGACGGGCTTCTGTCGGGTCCAGACGCGGACCTCCTCGAGAACCTGCTGATCGAACACCCGAGCATGTCCGTCTACCAGATGAGACGCGGGGTGGGTGGAGCCGAGGAGGAGGAGCCGGGCTCTGATGAAGAGGAAACCTCAAGGTTATGATGCTGACGATGCTTTCATTCAGATAATCTGAAACCAGTTttacaaacacagaagaagacagcAGGGCAGGAGGGCGGGGTTTATAATGTGGcttcctgtgtgtctctccagGCCTGTGGCGGTAAGGCGGCATGTATCCTGGCGTCTCGCCACCTGGGGGCTTCCTCTGCCGTACAACGTCCAGCTGCCGGCGGCGCAGCGTGCCAGGAGTCGCGCTGAAGGCAGGAAGCTGAGCCGCGGCGCCCTTCACAGGCAGAACCTCGCCAAGACACGCTTCTGCCCTGCAGAGCGGCGCTACGGACACTTCAAGCAGCCCTGCCAGCGTCTCTACAACTACTGACTCCAATATCGGCGCCGCTCAGGCTTCACCTCACCGTTACATCACGTGACATTCACCACTTCCTGTGCAGTAAACCCATCAAACAGCTGAAAGAACCACACGTGTTTTTCATTCTTCTGTAAACTTTATTATCAGCAGGGCGAGCGCGGCGCGGCAGAACAGTCACTGCTCAGAttaatgttgatgatgtcagagCTTTGTGCTCTGTCGCCGCGTTTAAATCTGTCATTTTGGCGGCTtcgctcttcttcttctgcgtGTTAAAGTGTGTGATGAGTTGACCTCTTGACCTTTGCAGCGTTCCTGCTGCTTTTCTACTTTTTATTTGACACAAATGTGagattttaatgtgtttttatttgtgtgtatttataaaatgtttaaaaaaaaaaagctaaataaagTTTTTGAGATTTTCTAAAGCTGCGGTCTGCGTGTCTTTATCGTGGCGGCTCATTCACTGGCGGAGCTTCCGGATTTTTCCCATGAACCTCTTCACCTGCTGCGGGTCCACCTCGTTGGCCCAGTGCCCGCCCAGCTTAAAGTGGGAGCCCACTATCATCGCGTTTGCATCCAGGTAGCGTTCAACATTGTCATAGGTCACTCCTGAGCCAATCAGCACGGGGATTCCCACAGACTGGGAAACGTctggaaaaacagagaaaaaaacactttaatgaATTTCTATTTAAGAACACGTCAGCTGACGGAGAGTCGAAAGCTTCTTTTCCCACCGTCCAGCAGCACACGAACGCATCTCAACCCTCCAGACTTAAAAACCCTGAAGTCCACCTGAGGCTGTGAGGCACGAGGTttagaatttgaattaaatcatttatatttaatttaaaactcTGAATATTACAAAGGAATCTAGTAGATCGCTGCAGGCTGGACTCATAGCACAGAGAGGCGTCGCGATGAGGGCTGCTGTGGTCTGGGATTCCTGTTTGAATTATTGGTGCTACTTCCTGCCTCTCAGTCGATATGTGACCCACCCTGATTAGTCTCACCTGGTCACACCTGTTCCCACTCTGATGGTCCTTCTGTTCCCTGACACAGTCCGAGTGTTTTCCTGGCTCTGTGTTGGGACTCTGTTCTGGATTTTGGATCTGGTCTTTGCGCCCTGTCTCTGATACGCTTGCCTCGTTTACTGACAGCTGTTTGGACCTTGGGTTGAAGCATTGCTAACTAAAACGCAGCCATTGCTAGCACGTGTGGTTTGTTTATCTCGACTGGAGCAGCCTCTGCTATATAAACATCATCACTGAGCGCTAACTCCTTGGAGCTCAAAGGTATCTGACTGCATGCTGTGCAGGACCTTTGGGTCGGTGCAGGACAGTGTGTGTGCAAACAGGCTCA contains:
- the si:ch211-260e23.9 gene encoding tumor protein p53-inducible nuclear protein 1, which produces MIGKILAQLIGNASEDLESAGEEHEKLLEFEDEGWVIVNLPEDGLLSGPDADLLENLLIEHPSMSVYQMRRGVGGAEEEEPGSDEEETSRPVAVRRHVSWRLATWGLPLPYNVQLPAAQRARSRAEGRKLSRGALHRQNLAKTRFCPAERRYGHFKQPCQRLYNY